CAATGTCAAGATGCCCCATAATGTCGTCAATACTGATATTATACTGATGGCACAGGTAAGCGCATAAAGCCACGTTAGCGTTGTGTTGGGCTTCCGGGTAGGGGTCTAACCCATCATTCAGATTGACCAACTCAATGCCCAGGCAGTAGTCGTTGCAAGAGGCCCGGCCTTTCCACTCGCTTTTACCGGCGTGCCAGGCGCGGTCGGTATCTCGCACGTGCTGGACAATTTGGCCGTCTTTGCCAATGGTGTAATGGGCGCTCACTTTGGCGTTGGGATTGTTGAACCAATCAATCACGCCTTGCAGGGTGCTGTTTGCCGTAGCATGAATGGTAAGAGCGGTAATATCTTGGGGGTTGGACCGCCGGTTAAAGTTGGGCGAGCCAACCCACTGGATAGATGGCTTTGGCGGCGCGATGCCGGTGGGGAGAGTAGGCGTTACTGGGGCAGGCGCGGCAGGGGTTGGACCGGGCGTGATTACCGGCCTCGGCGGCGCACTGACCACAGGCGTGGCGGGCGAGGGGGAGGCTGTAGAGGTGGTGGATGCAGCCGGGGTTGCGCCGGCCACCGGCGGAATAATCAACACCTGGCCCACCCAAATCCGGCTGGGATTGGCAATGTTGTTGGCCCGTTGGATAAGGGGATATTTGTGGGCGTCGCCATACATTTTAAGAGCAATCTTGCCCAACGTATCGCCGCTCTTAACGGTATAGGTGGTGGGCGTGCCAGAGGTGGCCCCATCGGCATACTGTTTGAGATGTTTGGCAATCACCTGGCCAATGGAGGTGCCTTCACTGGTGGCTCGATTCAAGGCCGCCTGAAAAACCGCATCATCCACATCTACTTGAATATTCCGAAACGCCATGGTCTGCTCCTTATGGTACGTATAGGATGCGGCCACAGCCGCCGCAATAGATTAACTCGTTGCCGGCCCTGGCCCGCTGCATTTTACTATGGGAGGGAGCTATGCCACATCCTTGACACACTCCTTCTTTGACCGCAGCCACGGCCACGCCGGCTTTTGAGGGGCGTAACGCTTCATATTCGTCCAAGTCATCCGCCTCAATTCCGCCAGCCAGGCCCAAACGTTGTTCCACCAGCTCTGTTACTTTTGCTTCTAACTGGCTTTGTTTTTTGAGCAAATCGGCCTGGTCGGCGGCCCAACTGGTTTGCACGTGAGATAACTCGGCCTGGGCCTGGGCCAATCGTTCTCCGGCTTCTTCGGCCTCAACCATGGCCTCTAACAAAACCTCTTCCCGGTTAGCATAACGGCGTTTCAGCGAGGCCACTTCGTCTTGAAGGTTGGCGGCCTCTTTGGCGCTGAACGCTTTGCCGCCATAGAGCATTTTTTCTTGTTGCGCAATTTTATCACCCAAACTTTTTACTTCTAACTCCAAATCCCGCATTTTGGTCTGAACGTTATGCAGGTTCTTATCCGCCGTCTCAACCGCTTTCTGAGCATCCTTTAAGGTTTGACTTTCGCCCAGCCTGGCGGCAATATCGGTCAATTGCTGCTTTGTTTTATCTAATTCGCTATCAAGGGACTGCAAGCGGTAAAGCCGTTGAACTTGACTCAAGAGTAACCTCGGCAATGGGTTAGAATTTAGAGGAGTTTGAGTAATTATAACACTGTTATGGCGAGTAGTAAAGATTTCAATTGATTAGGATGTGTCCAGAATTTTAGGCAGGCTGAACACACCGGTCAGTTTTTTCCATCCCACGAGAATTTTCGCTCAAAGCCAGGCATCGCCTCAATCGCTTCGATGGTTAAGGTTCTATCGCCGGAGGCGCTGTCAAACCAGGCTGCCGGATCGTGCGGGTCGGCAATGAGCCAGGGACAAAAGGCAAAAAAATAATCTGGCAGGGGGGCGCCGTTAGAAAGCCGGCCGGTACGGAACCAATCAAAAACGGCCAGGTGATAATCGCGGTGCACTTTATCGTCAATCACGGGAAAACGATCATCTTGGGCTTCACCGGGCCGCCAACCGCCTTCTCCGGCAATCATCACCGGCGTAAAGCCGATTTCTTCTTCAAAAATTTGGGCAAATTCTCTAAAACCTAATACGCCGTTTATATCCTCGTCATAATCCGGCGGATGATTCAAGCCGTAAGGATGCGGCACAAAAAAGAGGCGGTCAAATACATCCGTCATTTGCCGGGCCTTCATCTGTTGCAGCGTGGCCCGCAGCCAGTCCGGGTTGAGAAATTGCAGCCCCACATACCCCCCGGCATCATAAACCTGGCGAATGGCCGGCAATAGATGGCTCAAGTACAGCTCTTGATCAAGGGGATGCGCTTCGTCCCATTCCTGGGCCAAGCTGGGTTCATTATAAAGTTGAATATAGGGGGCCAGGCCTTGCGAGCGCAAATATTCAACATCGCCGGCCCAGTGCTCATAACTTTCATAAGGCCGCACAAAGGGCCGCCAGACCACCATCAGGCCGGCCTCCCGGAAAATAGGAGCCGAGCGCATCAATTGGTAACGATTGGCATAAGTCACCAGCGTCCAGCGCATCCCCAGTTTTTGCATACGATTGACGTGTTTCTGCATCTCAATTTCGTCAAACCAGTGGGTTTGCAAAAAATGAATACCGCGGCCATTGTCGGCTTCCGGCCGGGGCCATGTTTTCAACCAGCCAATATAATCCTGGCGGGGATCGGGAAAATTCAGCGGGGGCGGGGTGATGCCCGGCAGGGGTTGGCCCGGCGTAAATTCGGCAAAGCGGCGCACGTCAACGTCGTAGGCCGTCCAGACCTGCCCGTCAAAGTGGATTTTCAACTTGCGACCAATGAACCAGGGGCGCTCCTCCTCTGCCAGCGCCACAAAATCAAATTGTTCGGCCAGCAGGGGGTGGTCGAGGGCGGTATACACCTGCCAGGTCTGTTCCGGCCAGCGCCAGGCCAGATAGTGATCACCGGCCACCCAAACGGTGTTGTCTTTGGCAATCGCCAGGAAACGCGCGCCTTGGTCCGTCAAACCTTCGGCCAGGGGATAGTTTGCCCAGGTCTCATTTTGGTAACGGGTTACGCCGGAGCGGGTAGCCAGCCAGAGAGAGCCATCCGGGCCAAGTTTGAGGTCGGCGATCTCGTTGTCCGGGAGTTGGCTGTTCAAGGTATGGTACACCTGCCAGCTATCCGTTTCCAGGTGGTAGCGCAGCAGCCCGGCAAAACGGGTGCCGGCCCACAAGGTTTTGGCCGGGGCATCAAAGGCCAGCGCTGTGATATTTTTTAAGGGATCGTGCGCGGCGTTATGATCCAGCAAATTGTAAACCGTTTCTTTTTGATCGCGTTCCAACCGGATCAGGCCCCGGCCAAGGTGATAGCGCTGGCCGGAGGGGTCAAAATGGTTGGCGTCGGCATACCAGATGGTGTTTGGGCCAACGGCCAAAGCCGGCACCCAACCGGATTGGCTCTGCCCCAACCGGGTTTGCCCCTCAGCGGCGACCAGTTGCCACACCTGGCCGGTGGCGGTGCCCAGATAGAGGGTTGGCCCATCGTCGGCCAGGGCGGTGATGGTTGGCTCGTTGGGCAGCCGGTATTGTTGATATTGCATTTGGGCCACGTCCCACCGGGTCAGCAGGCCGGTTTCATTGGCCGTCCAGAGAAAGCCGTTGGCCCACAAAACGGCCGTGGCCCGGGGATGCGCTCTATCGTAATCTGATAAGCTAAGGACGGGCAGCGGGTCAGGAGCCAGGGCAAAGTGGCCCAGAAAATCATCCGCCACCGGCGACACGGCCAATAAATTGCCCCCCAACGCCTCCATTGTTTCAACGTCCGGCACGCGATACCGCTGCCCTTCTTTGAGCAAATAAATGGTGGGGTCGGTGTGGCCGGTGAGCCAGCGGGTCAAGGGCAGGTCAAACGAATAACCGGCCAATGTTTCATCAGAAACTTCAACCACATCGCCGGGTTGGTAGCCCAGGGCCAGGTAGGTGGGCCAATCATCAATGTGGCGCAGCCGGTTATCTTCCATCAAACGGTAAATGGCCGGGCCGCTCCCTTTGAGCGGCCGGCCCACCAGGACAACAGGAAGGGGCGTGCCAGTAGGCGGGGGGATGGGGTTTGGCGGGGATGGGGTGGGAGAAGAGCACGCTACCAACAGCAGGAGAACAATCAGGAGGATGGGTTGTGATTTTATCATTTTCAATCAGCCATATTTAACCGGCCCAACTCAAGCCACTCACTCACGGCCTGGCCGGTTTCATCCAAAATTTGGGTTTGCAGGCGATACGTCCCGGCGGGCAAGTCCGGCGGAATCCAGAGCGCGTGATTATCCCGCACGCGCTCGCCGGCGGCCCAACGGGTGGTGGGGTAACGATTGTGGGAAGGTTGGACGATTTCCGCCAGCGCAATTTGGCCGTCGGGAGCCAGCAGGCGCACGCCGATCCGGTAGTCAACTTCAGGGGCGGAGGTGGCTTCCCAGAAAAGCGCCAGGCGGAGAAAGTCGTTACGTAAGATGAAGTCTCGTTCCGGGGTGGCGCCGAGCAGGCGGAGCGGCAGGTTTCTTGAAGTTTCGTCCGCCGGAGCGCCGGCTTCCCCAAAAGCCTGAGTTTGGTTGGGCCAGGTCAGGCCCAATTCAGCCAGGGCGGGCGGGCCGCTCGATTTTTCCACCGTCACCGGAATGGCCATCACGTCGGCCCAGGCCAAAGCGCCGCCTTCTTGTACGGGGAGACGCGCCCAGGTGGCGGGGTCGTACAGGCCGATCACCAGAAAATAGTCGCCGGGAGGCGTGCCGGGAGGGATAGGCACAGTATGCGGGTCTTGCACAAATCCCCACGGCTGCCAGCGGGTGGCCAGTAATTTGCCCGGATGCAGGTTATCCTGCGCGGCGTACAGGTGGCGCTCCGCATCAACCAGTTGGGCCAGGCTACTATAGTTGGTGGTCAAGGGGTGGCGAGCCTGCCAGTATGCGGTTAGATGGAAGTTTTCGCCGGAGGTGGCGGTTTGGCAATCCAGGTCATAGCCAAGCAGGTTGACCTGCCCGCCAAAGTTGATCAGTTTGGGTACATCCGCCCCGGCCACATAAACGCCGTCAAACGAATGTTTGAGCGGATTATCAAACCGGTCAAAATAAATAATTTTGCCGGCGATCAAAACCAGGGCCAGGCCGGCCAGCATCGCAAATTCTCTACCCTGGCGATTTTCTGGCCGGGTTTGGGCGTCAAAATTTGAGTATTTTAGGCCGGTAATGAACAACCCGATCATAACGAACAACGAGGCAATTGACACGGCATTAGCAACCCGCCGGAGCGGCGTTTCCCGGAAAAGAAGTTGCAGGTGATGCCGCCCCGCGGGCATCATCACGCCTACCAGCCCGCGTTCGCTGACCGGAGCAATAAAACCGGGCTGGCCGTCAACCAGCGCCTCCCAGCCGGGGAAGTAAAAAGTGTGAAAAACGACCTGGTATGGCTCCGGCAAATCAATAACCAGCTCTGCTTGATTAAAGCCGTAATTGGCGATCTCAATTTGGGTCTGCCGGGGCAGATAGGCCGGGTCCAGTCGCTCAATGGTTGTTCCGGCCCGGTACATTGGTTCCAGCGGAGACTCGTGGGGTGTTTGTTTGACCCAAACAGGCAGGTATTCGCCAAAAGAGGTGGTGCCGATGGCGCCGCTGGCGTGTTCATAAGCTATCATCTCCAGTAACGTTGGTTCGGTGGGGAAGGGGTCGCGGTAGCGCGGATATAGCAGCGGGAGGGCGGTCAAAAAAATCAAGATGACGCCGGCCAGGGTGAACCCAAGCCGGAATCGTTCTGGCAGGGCCACCACCGATAGTCCGGCCAAAATAGCCAGCAAAAACGCCGCCGGTCCCAACAAACGGTGCGGATGTTGGACAAAAGCCAGCAGGGGCAGCCGCTCCCATATTCCTATAGAAAGAGGCAGCATCATAAAAATGGCCCCAACCAGCCCTACCATCGCCCAACCTACCACGGTCCTTTGGCCCGGCAGCCGCAAACGACGTATACCCAACAGGCCCACGACGGCTAACCCCACCTGGGCCAAACCCAGGGCCAAGGGGTAATGCGGGTTGAGCAGGCCGGTGTTGGCCGGTTGAGGCAGCGCAAACAGGTCTTTGAGAGTGATGAAGTTGAAGCGGAAGTCAAAATCAGGGCTGATGATGACCCGCTCTACCTGGGCAAATTCTTTTTCGGCCATGGCCGGGAGCAGGAAAAAGGCAGCCAGGGCCAGGCCCAACCCTCCGGCCAGGATCACGGGCCAGGTCGTTTGCCGGAGAAAGATGGGCCGCTGCTGCGCCCGGCTGAATTGGCTCAACAATTCGACACCCAGGTAAAGCAATAAAAATGGGGCAAAAAGCAGGCTGGAAACGTTGTGCATCAGCAGGGCCAGGCCCAGGGTTAAGGCGCTGAACGGCAACAGGCGCGATACAGGCCAGGGCCGGCGGGCACGCTGCCTGAGCAAACGGCCAAACAGCCAAAACACGAAGGGAAACATAGCCAGCGCCCAGGCCGCCGGCAGACTGCCCCTGGACAAGGTATTGAGCAGTTGCATAGGCGCATACACGTAAGCCACGCCGGCCAGCAGCCCGGCTTTGGCCCCAAAATAGTCTTTGGTAAAAAGATAAACCCCTGTGCCGGATACCAGCAGGGCCAGGATAAAAGAAGCGTTGAGGGCATTAACCACGCCCAGACCGGGCCAGCTCAACAGCAGGGTAAGATAGTAGGAGAGCGGGGCGTAAAAAACAAACAGCGGAAAGCCGTAGCCATAGGCCAGGTCGGGCAGCCAGCGGGCAAACAGGATGCCCTGGCCAACTATATGTTCCAGGGCGACCACGCGATACAGGTGCAGTAACCCGTCGGCGCTATCGGTGATGGTATGGGGTTGGATCAGGGGCGTGGCGGCCGGTAAGGCCAGGAGCCAAACCAGGAGTAGGGAAAAATCTAACGAGCGGCTAAGCCTGCTGAGAATTTGTTTCACGTTAGCATAGGATTTTACAGGTCATGCTTATAGCGTAATGTGCCTTGCCGGACAGACGGATTACGTTAAAAACATGACCTATCATATTTAATCCTTGGGCATTGTCTTTAACCCAAAATAGGCCGGGGCAGGCGTGAACTCCGGGTAGGTGGGGTAAACAATGCTCCAATAGGTTTGCTCGTCTTGCATGGTCCACTGGGGATTGGCAATGTAGATCAGGCTCATCACGCCAATCCAGGGCTGCCAATTTTCTTTGGCGTAGGCGTAGGCCCGCTGAAAGTATTTGTCTTGCTGCTCCGGCGTAACCGCGTGCCAGTTATAGGGCGAGTCTGGGCGAGGGTCAATGGTCCAGCCAAACTCAAGCAGCACCACTTGTTTGGCCTCATCGCCATTGCGAACCATCACTTCCCGCACGTCTTCCACGTGGCGGAAGCAATAAACCCGGCGCAATTCTTCGGGCACGGCGTTTTCCGGCTTGAAGTCGCCGGGGTTAGCCAGGCCGGGCGTGCTGGCCACCTCGGCGGGGTCGGTTTCCGGGGGCGAAGCGTAACCGGCGCCATGCACGCCCAGGGCGTCAAAATAAGGTTGGGCGCCAGCATCGTACATTTCTTGAATGTAGTAAGTATCGGGCCGGGCCACGTCGTCGTTGCGAGTGGTGGGGGCCATGCCGGCGCTGATGATAATGGGATAGGGGTCAATGGCCTTGATGGCCTCGGCGGCCATTTTGAGCATTTGGGTATATTCGGCGGCATTGGGCGGGCGATTGCCCCACTCGCGGGCCAGGTTAGGCTCGTTCCAAATCTGGTAAGCGTCAATACGGCCCTGGTAACGGGTAGCTACGGCCGCGGCAAAATCGGCAAAATCTTGCACGTTGTTAGGCGGGCCAACTTCAGGAAAACCGCCGCCGGCCCATTCCGGCTGCACGCCCAGGCGCACAATCACCTTGAGGCCGTGCGCGTCAATTTGGTCCATTACCCGGTCGGTGCGACTCCAATCAAAAGCGCCCTTACCGGCGCCTTCAATTTCTCGCCAGGCAAATTCCTGCTTAACCCAGCGGAAACCGGCATCTTTGACCAGTTGCAAATCCCGGTCGGCAATTTCTTCTTGCCAGAACAGAAACACCTGCATGCCGTAATCGGGCGAGGTCATGGTGACGGGCGCGGTGTTGAGCACGGGTTCAACCGGAATGGGGGTAGGTTGAGCGGCGGGTGGGTCGGTGGGGGCAGGTTGGTCAGAGGCGGCAGGTTGGTTGGGGTCGGCGACAGCCGGCTCTGTGGTAGGCGCAGGCGCTGCCGCAGCAGGTTGGTCCCCCTCCTGAAAACGGACAATTTCAAAGGTGGGCGTGGGCGGCGTTTCGGCTTTTGGCGGGGTAGACTCATAAAAGAAGATGGCGTAAATGGCAAATATGGCCGCACAAGCCACTACCAGGGCAACCCCTCCGCCCACAATAATGGGCAGGGATAACATTAACCAACTTTTACCTTTTTTTGGTTGCAAATTGTTTTGTCGATTCATTTTCAATCCCACTCATATAAAAGCCTGGGACATTATCCCCCCAGGCTAAAAAATCTTAATATTTTGTTATTTGGGCATATTGGCCAGCGCATTAAAAGCGGGGGTGCCAATAATGCCAAAGGCGGCCAATTCAGAGCCGGGGGCAGTGACCCCGTAGTCCAGGTTCCAGAGAAACATCGGGCCAACCCATCCCCAACTCTTGGCCAGTTGATAGGCTTCCACAAGCCACTGGGCCTGTTCCTCAAGGCTATTGTCGCGGGCGTACTCGTAGCCGGGTTGGGGGTTGCCGGAAACAGCCCAGCCAAACTCGGTGGGAGAGATGGCCTTGCCGCCATCGCCGTTGGCCACCATCACGTTGCGATAGCCTTCCATGGTTCCCCGGAAGCACCAGCTATGGTGCCGGTTTTCAAAGGGGCCGCGGAAATTGGTGGCAGTGGGATCCTCCACGGTGGTCCAATCGCCATTGGCCGGGCAGTTATACCCGCTGGGGTGAGAACCCAAAGCGTCAAAGAAACCTTTGACCCCGTTGGCGTACATCTGGTTCAGGTAATCAATGTCATCCATGGCCAGGCCGCCGACACTGCCGGCCGGGGTCATGGCTCCGCTGATCACAATCATATCCTGGTTGACCGATTTGATGGCTTGATAAGATAACTGCAAAAGCTGAACATACGCCGCAGGATTGATGCGGCCCTGGCCACCGGCTTCGTACCAGAGATTTTGCTCATTCCAAACTTCAATAGCGCCCACCTTACCCCGATACCGGTCGGCGGCGCGGGCCACAAATTCGGCGTATTTGGCCGGGTCGGCGGGGGGGCCTTCGACACTTTTGTCGTCATCCGGCGGCCTGGCCCAATCCGGCGCTTTGGGGATGCTCAACATCACGTTGATGCCGTTGGCGTTGTACTGGCCAATAATGTCGTCCCACATACCCCAGGAGTAGCCGCCCGGCGACGGTTCGGCGTCTTTCCAGGCCATCTGGAATTTGACCCAGTTGAAGCCCAGGGCCTTGATGTGGCCGATATTGCCGGAGGTGTTGCCGCGCGGGTCGGCCTGGACGCCGTAGCCAAAGGGCACGTTCACAGCGGCCACGGCCGGCGGGGCCGGCGCAGAGGGTTGCTCAACAGCCTCAACCGGAGCGGCTTCTTGAACCGGCGCAGGCGTGGGCGTGGGCGGTTCAGGCGTGGGCGTGGGCGATGGTTCGGGGGTAGGGGTGGGCATGGGGGTGGGCGTGGCCACCAGCACGGCTACTTCGCCGCGGGGCACAGCTGCGGCCGCATTGGGACCGGAAGAAATGGCCGCGCCTACCGTATAGGAGCCGCCGGCCTCCGGCGCGGTCCACTGATAGTTGGGCGCGCTCAAATCCACAATTTGCTCGGCAATTACGCCGCCGGTTTCGTTTTGCACCCGCCAAACCACGGAGTATTGGCTTTCCACCGGCGGAATGACCAGGTCAAGGAATTTACGGATAACTTCCCAGATGCGGGCATCGTTGTTTGCGCCAAGCAGATTTTGCACGGCAATGCCGCGCAGATTATATTGGGCCACAAATTGCAGCTTACGGGCAATACTGGCCGCGTTTTCCAGATAAACGGTGTGCTGGGTATTGTTGTCGTCAAGGTAAGCAAACCAGTAGGTTCCACTGGCGCTATCAAACTGGATGCCGGTGGAAGCCTGGGCGCCTTTTAAGGTAAAGTTCACTTCCTGACCCGGGGTGACGATATTGGTATCGCCCAAAATAGAGGCCGCGCCAATCGGCTCAAGGGCCTGTTGGTAGGTAATGTTACGCGTAATGCCGTTGACCTGTTCGGTGCTGCTGGTGGGCAAGAGCAGTTGCAATTTGTAACGGTTCACCTGGCCCACCGCCCAATCCAGCATGGCCTCCATCTGGCCGCCCGGCGCATAAGCCCGGGGATCGGGCGAGGTGGGCACTTTGACCACGTTGGCAATGCGCCCGATGGCCTGCCAATCGTAAGCGCCGGTATCCCACGTATCGGCCGAAACCTGGTGCGGCAATTCTACCCGCACCGAGAGTTGTTTATTATCAGGCAGTTGCGCGCGCAGTTGGGCCAGAAAGGCCGTGTATTCCTGTTTTAGATCAGGGTTGATGCCGCGATAATCAAGGTCAATGCCCTGGTAAGCGTTTTTCTGCACCAGGTCCACTATCGCTTGCAGGTGCTGTTCGCGGGCGTCGGCGTCAATGAGCAGGTTGTCTATCAAGTCGGAGCGAATGGAACCGGTCTCGCTCCAGTTGCGGATAGTGGGAATGACCGAAAAGGTGGCGTTTTGAATTTCCGGGGGTAGTTGGCCCAAATTGTCAACAATGTCCCCCTGGTTGTCCAGAAAAAGCCCTTGCGGGTTAATTTCCACCAGCGTATCTTTGATGTCGTCGGGCAGAACGCTATCCACGGCGTAGTCGGTGGATACGTTGGGGTGGATGGCGTGGGTTTGCATCACTACCACCGATACGGGGAGATAAGCCAATTCAGACTCAATCAGGTCTTCGGTTAACAGTTTGCGGTTCGGCAGCCACTCCCAACTTTCGCCGTTCCAGGAGTATAAATCCAGGGTGTTATAGGGTTCGGCTTCGTTGGGGATAGGGATTTTGAGGACGATTTTCTCCGGCATGGCCCCTTTCCGCTGAACACTGTAGTAGGGGCTTTTAACAATTAGGTTGGGGGGAATGCTTTCCGCCGCCGTGAGCAGGCTGTTGCCGGCCGCGCCTTCTAAAAACAGGCTGCGGGGGATGGCCGAAAGCTTAACCCGGAATGAACGTTTGACCCCTTCCGGCAAAAACGTAATCTGCGTTCCGTCGGGGTCTTGAATAGCGCCCCCGTCGCGGCCAATGCGTTCGTAGCCAATGCTGAGCAAACGGTCGGCCAGGGAAACGGGGGGCAAAAGCAGCGCGCTCAAAATGAGCAGAGGGATTAACAGGAAATTGATCACTACGCCGCCGAGACGGCTTTCCAAAACCGTCTCGAACATATACATGAGCGGGTTTGTATTTGATGACGACATTAAACGCGCTTCTCCTTTCCTTCATCCATCCAAATTGTCAGCCGCTGGCCGCCGGTAGTCGGCGGCCGTTTTAGGCTAACGGCTAAAAGCGCAATGAATGGTGCTGGTTGTTCCCAAAACCAACACAACAATCATCAATATTCTGAATGGTATAGTATAACCAAAAAAAAGAAAAAGGGAAATGTTGCCGTTTAGGCAATTTTTCCCCTTGTTTAATCATTACTTGGGCATATTGGCCAGGGCATCATAAGCTGGCGCGCCCACAATGCCAAAGTTGGCTAACTCGGTGTTACCGGCGGTAACGTTGTAATCCAGATTCCAGAGGAACATTGTGCCCACCCAGCCCCACTGTTGGCCCATTTGGTAGGCTTGCACGGTCCATTGCGCCTGCCGCTCCAACGAGTTTTCCGCGGCAAAGGGGAAGCGGCCATCATCATATCTCATTACCGGCCAGCCAAACTCGGTGGGCCAGATGGTTTTGGCGCCGTCGCCGTTTTCAACCATGATCTGGCGATAGGCTTCCATGGTGTTGCGGAAAAAGAAACTGCGGTGGTCGTCGTAACCCCGGCTGGGGTCATAATCGCCCCCCGCAAAAAGGGCGTCGGGAGGATTGGCAAAGCCGCTGGGATGGGCGCCAATGGCGTCGCAATATTGTTTGAGGCCGTGCGTGTACATTTGCTTCAGGTATTCCTGGTCGTCCATGGCCCCGGGCGGCGGCGCGCCGGTAGGCGTGAGCGCGCCGCTGACCACGATCATATTGGGGTCAACCGCCTTGATGGCGGTATAGGCCGCCTTGAGCAATTCCATATAACGGGCGGGGTTAAAGGGTTCGCGGCCCCATTCGTAATCAATATTTTGCTCGTTCCACACCTCAATGGCCTGCACGCCGCCCTGGTAACGTTGGGCTACCAGGGCCACAAAATTGGCATAGGTGGCCGGGTCGGCCGGGGGGCCTTCAACGCTAAAATCGGTGTTAGACGGGCGCGCCCACTCCGGCGCTTTGGGAATACTGAGCATCACCTTGATGCCGTTGGCGGCGTAAGTGCGAATGATCTCGTCCCAACTGCCCCAGTGATAATCGCCGGGATGCGGCTCCACGTACATCCAGGGCATTTGCAATTTAACCCACCGAAAGCCCATGCCCTGCACCAGGCCCACGTTTGATTGGTGGTTGCCCGGGTCCACTTGAATGCCATAGTCAAACGGCAAGTTACCCACCGCCGAGCTTACGGCCGGGGCCGACCCACCGCCGGCAGGTTGTTGCGGCGCAGAGGCCGGTTGTTGCGCCGGAGCCTCCGGCTGGGGTTCCGGGGTGGGGGGGATTTCTGGCGTGGGCGTGGGGAGGGGGGTGGGAGTAGGGCTAGGCGTGGGCGTGGCCACCAGCACCGCCACTTCGCCGCGCGGAATGGCGGCGGCGCTATGTTGGCCCTCAACAATCGTCGCGCCAATAAGGTAGGAACCGCCGGCTTCGGGCGCGGTCCAGGTGTAATTGGGGTTGCTCAAATCGGTCATGTGCTCGGCAATCACCCCGCCCTCCTGGTTTTGCACCTGCCAAACCACGGCATATTGGCTTTCCACCGGGGGGATGACCAGGTCCAGGAAGTTGCGGACCATGGCC
The Anaerolineae bacterium genome window above contains:
- a CDS encoding N-acetylmuramoyl-L-alanine amidase; translated protein: MAFRNIQVDVDDAVFQAALNRATSEGTSIGQVIAKHLKQYADGATSGTPTTYTVKSGDTLGKIALKMYGDAHKYPLIQRANNIANPSRIWVGQVLIIPPVAGATPAASTTSTASPSPATPVVSAPPRPVITPGPTPAAPAPVTPTLPTGIAPPKPSIQWVGSPNFNRRSNPQDITALTIHATANSTLQGVIDWFNNPNAKVSAHYTIGKDGQIVQHVRDTDRAWHAGKSEWKGRASCNDYCLGIELVNLNDGLDPYPEAQHNANVALCAYLCHQYNISIDDIMGHLDIALPPGRKSDPRNYDLDRLRREVAGVLGR
- a CDS encoding cellulase family glycosylhydrolase, with translation MNRQNNLQPKKGKSWLMLSLPIIVGGGVALVVACAAIFAIYAIFFYESTPPKAETPPTPTFEIVRFQEGDQPAAAAPAPTTEPAVADPNQPAASDQPAPTDPPAAQPTPIPVEPVLNTAPVTMTSPDYGMQVFLFWQEEIADRDLQLVKDAGFRWVKQEFAWREIEGAGKGAFDWSRTDRVMDQIDAHGLKVIVRLGVQPEWAGGGFPEVGPPNNVQDFADFAAAVATRYQGRIDAYQIWNEPNLAREWGNRPPNAAEYTQMLKMAAEAIKAIDPYPIIISAGMAPTTRNDDVARPDTYYIQEMYDAGAQPYFDALGVHGAGYASPPETDPAEVASTPGLANPGDFKPENAVPEELRRVYCFRHVEDVREVMVRNGDEAKQVVLLEFGWTIDPRPDSPYNWHAVTPEQQDKYFQRAYAYAKENWQPWIGVMSLIYIANPQWTMQDEQTYWSIVYPTYPEFTPAPAYFGLKTMPKD
- a CDS encoding cellulase family glycosylhydrolase, which produces MSSSNTNPLMYMFETVLESRLGGVVINFLLIPLLILSALLLPPVSLADRLLSIGYERIGRDGGAIQDPDGTQITFLPEGVKRSFRVKLSAIPRSLFLEGAAGNSLLTAAESIPPNLIVKSPYYSVQRKGAMPEKIVLKIPIPNEAEPYNTLDLYSWNGESWEWLPNRKLLTEDLIESELAYLPVSVVVMQTHAIHPNVSTDYAVDSVLPDDIKDTLVEINPQGLFLDNQGDIVDNLGQLPPEIQNATFSVIPTIRNWSETGSIRSDLIDNLLIDADAREQHLQAIVDLVQKNAYQGIDLDYRGINPDLKQEYTAFLAQLRAQLPDNKQLSVRVELPHQVSADTWDTGAYDWQAIGRIANVVKVPTSPDPRAYAPGGQMEAMLDWAVGQVNRYKLQLLLPTSSTEQVNGITRNITYQQALEPIGAASILGDTNIVTPGQEVNFTLKGAQASTGIQFDSASGTYWFAYLDDNNTQHTVYLENAASIARKLQFVAQYNLRGIAVQNLLGANNDARIWEVIRKFLDLVIPPVESQYSVVWRVQNETGGVIAEQIVDLSAPNYQWTAPEAGGSYTVGAAISSGPNAAAAVPRGEVAVLVATPTPMPTPTPEPSPTPTPEPPTPTPAPVQEAAPVEAVEQPSAPAPPAVAAVNVPFGYGVQADPRGNTSGNIGHIKALGFNWVKFQMAWKDAEPSPGGYSWGMWDDIIGQYNANGINVMLSIPKAPDWARPPDDDKSVEGPPADPAKYAEFVARAADRYRGKVGAIEVWNEQNLWYEAGGQGRINPAAYVQLLQLSYQAIKSVNQDMIVISGAMTPAGSVGGLAMDDIDYLNQMYANGVKGFFDALGSHPSGYNCPANGDWTTVEDPTATNFRGPFENRHHSWCFRGTMEGYRNVMVANGDGGKAISPTEFGWAVSGNPQPGYEYARDNSLEEQAQWLVEAYQLAKSWGWVGPMFLWNLDYGVTAPGSELAAFGIIGTPAFNALANMPK